The genomic region GTTGATCTTGAGGCCCGTCCATTCGCAGGGGAGGAGGGCACACTGAATGCTGCTTCGGCGCTTGGCCTCTTCAGGCTCATAGTCGGACGTGGTGGTCCCGTCCTCTACGCGGCCTTGCCGGGTGACGGCGCCGGCGGTGAAGAGCATGGCCTCCGCCAGCGACGTCTTTCCCGCGCCACCATGGGAGAGAAGAATCACGTTGCGGATTTTATCCGTGGCGTAGGCCTGCATAGCTACCCCCTTCGACGCTCCTCGACAACGTGGGCTGCGGAGGGATCAGGATACTCGCAGGGTCCCGTGCACAGGGTGGATCGAAACCCTGCGCGTGCAGAGTAACAAGGGCCGCTGTGCGTGTCAAGGCGAGGGATTACGTTGGTCAGCCGCAATTCGTGGGGCATAGCGCCGAACATGGAGCCTGCCGCTGCTTTATACTAAGGGGGATACGTATGCAATCGTTCGTTCTGCTGCTGCCCCTCCTGCTGCTGGCGCTGGCCGGGCGGCCCGCGCAACAGGACACGCTGGGCGCGCTGGCCGCTCCGTACGACTACAACCTGGTCAGGTATGAAGTGAGCGCGCTGACCGAAAAGCTGTCTTTTCGTCTGCTCGCGTCGCTGCGGGGAGACATCCCGGACGAGCGGCGGGGTCGGGAGAGCGCGGTGCGGTTTTTCCAGTTGCGGGGCGACGCGAACCGCGCCCACCGCGAACTGGATGCGGCTGTCGCTTTGAGACGGGCGCCAGAAGACATCGCGCCCATCGAGGCTCGGCTGGCCGCTCTGGAGCGGCAGATTGAGGCCGTGCGGCCCCAGGTGGAGTACGTGCTGGAGCGAGACCTGCGGCAGACTCTTGTGGAGCAGGGGCTGGGCGGCTCTTTTCTGGGGACGCGGGCCTTGTTTCCCCCGGTGCAGGTACACTTCGCCAGCCTGCCGAACGTCCTGATCGTGTCCCCGCGTGACCGCATCCAGTTGAAGCGCACCTTCCTGCTGGACGACAGCCTCTCCCTGGCGCAGATGGAGCAGATGGAGGCGCAGGTGGCCCGCGAAAACCTCTCCGGTCTTGTGGAGCGCGTCGGCGGGCTCGCCACCTACCCGGCCATCATACCGGACAGCGCACGCCTGGACTCCACGCTGACCACCTCCGCCCACGAGTGGATGCATCACTTCCTGGCTTTTCATCCGTTGGGGCGCGCGTACTGGTCCAACGAGACGATGACCACCCTCAACGAGACGGTGGCCGATACCGTGGGTGGGGAGATAGGGCGGGAGGTGCTGCGAGCGTATGCACCGCGACCCGCTCAGCCACCCGCGCCGACGCAGCAGGATGGCGCTTCCGCGGCACCCCGCGAGCGCGACGTCTTCTCTTTCTCCCGCGAGATGCGAGCCACTCGTCTGCAGGCGGACACCCTGCTGGCGCAGGGCAAGGTGGACGACGCGGAGCGCTATATGGAGCAGCGAAGGCAGTTTCTGGCGGAGCACGGTTACTACATACGGAAGCTGAACCAGGCCTATTTCGCCTTCCACGGCACGTACGCGGACTCCGCGGCGTCGGCCAGTCCCATCGGGGGGCCGCCCATCGGGGCGCAGCTCGCCGCCGTGCGCGCCCGCAGCGCCAGCCTGGCGGATTTCCTTCGGACCATGGCGTCCGTCGGCAGCGTGGACGACTACAACCGGCTGCTCATACGGATGAGAGTGCAGTAGGCGGGCGGTGGGCCGGCGCGACGAGCGCCGCGCTTCTGCACCTTGATCCTGGCCCGCGTCTTCGTTTTCTCCTCAGGACACCTTCTCCGTCGTTTCAATGGCGGCGTCCCGCAACGTCCGCCCTTGTCACTTGCGGCGTCGTGGGGTATGCTACGCTTCGACAGCCCTGCGATGGCAGGGCATACCTGTCTGTATGGCCTGTGTGGAGCAGAGGCAGCCTGTTGTGAGCAAATCCTTGGTCGAAGAGCTAGAGGCCATCGTGCCCCAGGGTGACACAATGGTCACCATCGGCGTTTTCGACGGCGTTCATCTGGGGCACCAGCGCCTCCTGCAGCGTCTCCTCCAGCGCGCCCGTGGGCGCGGGCTTCACTCCGCCGCGCTCTTCTTCGTGCAGCACCCGTCCACCGTCCTGTCGCCGGGCACGCGCATCCCGCTCATCACCCTGCCGGAGGAACGGGCGGCGCTTCTGCGCGGCTTGGGCGTCCAGTACGTGAAGGGCATCAGCTTCCACGCGGACGTGTCCCTGCTCACGGCCCGGCAGTTCGTCGAGCTGCTCCAGCAGCACCTGCGCATGCAGGGACTCATCGTGGGGCCGGACTTCGCGCTGGGTCACAAGCGCGAGGGGACTGTGGAGCGGCTGTCCGTCCTGGGGCGGGAGATGCAGTTCACGGTGGAGGTGGTGCCGCCGCTGACGCAAAGCTCCACGGTGGTGAGCAGCACCGCCATCCGGCAGGCCCTTGCCGCGGGGGACGTGCGCGGCGCGGCGCGCATGCTCGGCAGGCCGTTCAGGCTGACCGGCCCCGTCGTGAGGGGAGAGGGCCGCGGCAAGACGCTGGGCTACCCCACCGCCAACGTCGCGTTCGACACGGAGCGCGCGCTGCCCGCCGACGGCGTGTACGCTACGCGCGCCGTCATCGGAGACGGCGCGTATGACTCGGCGACGAACGTGGGGCTGCGGCCCACCTTCGCCGGGAAGCAGCGCACCGTAGAAGCCTACATCATGGACTTCAGCAGAGACATCTACGGCGAGACGGTGGGCCTGGACTTTGTGGACATGCTCCGTCCGGAGGAGCGCTTCTCTTCGGTGGAGGCGCTCAAAGAGCAGATAGCCCGTGACGTCCAGGACGCGCGGGCGCGGCTCAAGGCGCTGGCGGCGGAGAAGCGCTAGTACTCGGTTGCGAAAAGGCGCGGCATGAAAAGCCGCTCATGGTGAGCCTGTCGAACCATGAGCGGGCCTGGGGCGAACCTGGTGTACGCGAACTCACGCAACCGAGCACTGGCCAAGGGAAAGCAGAGGACACAGGGAACCATGGGCCTGGACGAAAAGACACTGGCGACAATTGTCCGGCGCGGCGTCGCCGAGATCATTCCGCAGGACGAGTTCGTCCGCGAGCTTCAGTCGGGGCGCAAGCTCCGGCTGAAGCAGGGGTTTGACCCCACGCGGCCGGACCTGCACCTGGGGCACGTGGTCGGGCTGCGCAAGCTGCGCCAGCTTCAGGCGCTGGGGCACCATGTTGTCGTCATCGTGGGCGACTGGACGGCCCAGATCGGCGACCCTTCGGGCCAGTCCGCCACGCGCCAGATGCTCTCCGCCGAGGATGTCCGGGCCAACGCCGAGACCTACATGCGCCAGTTCTTCAAGGTGGTTGACCGGCAGCTCACGCAGGTGGTCTGGCAGAGCGAGTGGTTCGGCAAGTTCTCCCTGACGGACGTCATCCGCTTGACGAGCAGGTTCACCGTCGCACAGATCCTGCAGCGGGACGACTTCGCCAAGCGCTTCAAGGAGAACAGACCCATCGCCGTGACCGAGATGCTGTACCCGCTGCTTCAGGCGTATGACTCCGTGATGGTCGAGGCGGACGTGGAGTTCGGCGGGACGGACCAGCGCTTCAACTGTCTGCTGGGCCGAGAGCTTCAGGGCATGATGGGCCAGAGGCCGCAGCAGGTATTCATGGTGCCTATCCTGCCCGGCACGGACGGCGTCCAGAAGATGAGCAAGAGCTTGGGCAACTACATCGCGCTGGAGGAGCCGCCGGAGGACATGTTCGGCAAGGTGATGTCGCTGCCGGACAGCCTCCTGGTTACGTATTTCGAGCTGCTGACGGACGTGCCGGACGACGAGCTGGTCCGCATCAAGACGGACGTGGAGGGCCAGCGGGTCAACCCCATGTCGCTCAAGAAGCGGCTAGGCTGGGAGATTGTCGCCCAGTTCCACTCCCGGGACGCCGCCGACAAGGCCCAGGCCCAATTCGAGCGCGTTTTCCAGAAGCGCGAGGCGCCGGAGGACGTGCCCACCTATCGCCTGCCCGCTCCTTCCGCGGAAGGACAGCTCCGGCTCAGCCGGGTGCTCGTGGACGCGGGGCTTGCGCCCAGCGCGAGCGAGGCGCGCCGGCTCATCGCGCAGGGCGCGGTGGACATAGACGGCGAGAAGCTGTCTGCGGACGGCCCCGCCGAGCGTTTGCGGCCCGGCGCGGTCATCCGGGTGGGGAAGCACAAGTTTGTCAAGGTTGTGGGACCATAGGTTGCGAGTGCGTTGGCTTTTGTGCTATAATTCACAAACGTAAGTGCAGAGGCGCCGTAACGCGGCAGCCTGCCAGGAGGGGATTGTGAACCTTCGCGTACCAGGGCCGACACCGTGCCCGCCGGAAATCCTTCGGGCCATGAGCCAGCAGATGATCAACCACAGGGGCCCGGAGTTCAAGGAGCTTATGACCCGCGCGGCAGCGGGCCTCAAGCAGGTCTTTCAGACCAAGAATGACGTCGTCATCCTGACTGCCTCTGGCACGGGCGGTATGGAAGCCGCCGTCGTTAATATGTTCTCGCCGGGAGACAAGGCGCTTGTCGTGTCCATCGGGTCCTTCGGCGACCGCTTCGCGCAGGTCGCTGAGAAGTACGGCGCGCAGGTCACGCGGCTGAACGTCACGTGGGGCAAGGCCGTTGACCCGCAGCAGATCCGCGAGGCCCTGGGGAAGGACGCGGGCATCAAGGCCGTCCTTGTCACCCACAACGAGACCTCCACCGGCGTCACCAACGACCTGAAGTCCATCAGCAAGGTCGTGAAAGACGAGTTCGACAAGCTGTTCATCGTGGACTCGGTGAGCGGCGTCAGCGCCATCCCGCTGCTCACCGACGAATGGAAGATTGACGTGGCAATCTCCGGCTCGCAGAAGGGCTGGATGGTGCCGCCGGGCTTTTCCTTCGTGAGCGTCAGCGAGCGGGGCTGGAAGGCCGCGGCGCAGGCCAAGATGCCGCGCTTCTACTTTGACCTATTGAAGCACAAGACATCGCTGGAGAAGGGCGAGACCCCGTGGACGCCGGCTGTGGCCGTCATGTTCGGCCTGGCGCCCGCCCTGGACATGATCCTAAAGGAGGGCCTGCCCAACGTCTTCGCGCGGCACGCCCGCATAGGCCAGAGGACGCGCGATGGCGTGAAGGCGCTCGGGCTGTCGCTTCTGGCGGATGAGCGCTACGCCTCCAACACGGTGACCGCGGTGAAGGTGCCGGAGGGCGTGGACGGCAAGAAGATCACCAAGGTGCTCCGCGAGGAAGAGAAAGTCGTGGTCGCGGGCGGGCAGGGCCAGTTGGACGGCAAGATCTTCCGCATCGGCCACATGGGCTATGTGACCGAGCAGGACATTGACGATGTGCTGCGGGCGGTGAAGGCCGTGCTTCCCCGGCTGGGCTTCAAGGGCGGCGTAGCCGCCGCTCCGCGCTCCTAAACTTTCCGTACTCGGTGCGCGTGGGCTTTCAGGCCCACGCGCTGTCATTTTCTCCGGGGAGGCGAAAGAGAAGCCTATGTGGAAAATCCTGGTTGCGGACCCCATCGCCAAAGAGGGCATCGATCTGCTGAAGCCCCACGCTCAGGTGGACGTGCGGCTCAAGTTGAAGCCCGAGGAACTGAAAGCCATCATGGGCGACTACGACGCCCTGCTGGTGCGTAGCGAGACGAAGGTCACCGCCGACATCATCGAGGCGGGCAAAAAGCTCCAGACCATCGGCCGGGCGGGCGTCGGCGTTGACAACATTGACCTGAACGCGGCCACAGCTCGCGGCATCGTCGTCGTCAACGCCCCCACATCCAACGTCATCGCCGTCGCCGAGCTGACGCTTGCCCTGATGCTTGCGCTGGCCCGGAACATTCCTTCAGCCAACGCATCGTTGAAGAAGGGCGAGTGGCGCCGCTCCGATTTCATGGGCAGCGACCTTCGCAACAAGGTCCTGGGCATTATCGGCCTGGGCAAGGTCGGGTCCGAGGTCACCCGGCGAGTCAAGAGCTTTGAGATGCGGGTCGTCGCCTATGACCCGTTCGTGCCCGCCGACTACGCCCGCAACCTGGGCGTGGACATGGTCTCGATGGAAGAGCTGCTCAAGCAGTCCGACTATATCACCGTGCACACGCCCATCACGGACACGACGAAGGGGCTGATCGGCGCGAAAGAGCTGGCCTTGGTGAAGTCAGGCGTCCGCATCATCAACACGGCCCGCGGCGGCATTGTGGACGAGGAGGCGCTGGCCAAGGCGGTCGAGGAGGGGCGCGTCGCCGGAGTGGCGCTGGACACGTTTACGGAGGAGCCGCCCAAGAAACCCATTCGGGTTATGGGCATGGACAAGGCCCTGGTCACGCCGCATCTGGGCGCGTCCACGGCGGAGGCGCAGACGGGCGTCGCCATCGAGGTCGCGGAGCAGGTGCTGGCGGTGCTGGAGGGCAGGCCGGCGCGCTACGCGGTCAACGCGCCCATCGTGGTGCCGGAGGCGCTGCGGGTGCTGGAGCCGTACGTGGACACCGCCACCGTGTTGGGCAACCTCGCGACGCAGCTTGCCGACGGCCAGTTGCAGAGCATCCTCATCCGCTACGACGGCGATATCGCCAGGTATGACACCACTATCCTGAAGGCGGCGGTCGTGCGCGGCCTGATGTCCTCCATCTCGGAGGAGCGGGTCAACGTGGTCAACGTGAACCTGGTCGCGGCGCGCCGGGGCCTGCGCATCACGGAGCAGAAGCAGGCCGAGGACTCGCACAACTACACCAACTTGCTGACCGTGGAGCTGACCACCAGCGCGGGCAAGACCATCCTGGCTGGCACGAGCATGCGCGACGAGACGCACATTGTGCGCATCAACGACTACTGGATGGACGTGGTGCCGACGACCCCGTACATGCTCATTACGGACCACCGCGACAGGCCGGGGCTGATCGGCATGGTGGGGACAATCACCGGTATGCATGACATCAACATCAGCTTCATGGAGGTGGGCCGCCGCGAGGTGCGCGGGCGCGCCATGATGGTGCTGGGCCTGGACGACCCCATGCCGGAGTCGGTGCTCAGGAAAATCACGGCCTTTCCGGACATGTTCAGCGTGAAGCTCGTCCACGTTCGGAAGTAGCGCCCACGTAATCGGAACCCACAGGCCCCTTCCAACGCGGAGGGGCCTGTCGCTTTAACGCGGGGGCGTTGACTTGTAAACCGTTCGTGATGAGCCGCCCTGGTTCGACAGGCTCACCATGTGGGGCGATACAATTTTGTCATTCTGAGCGAAGCGAAGAATCTAGGTCTGCTCAGACAAGCGTAAACCCTTCGCTCTGCTCAGGGTGACAAGAGAACATTCCGCTCACCCTGAGCTTGTCGAAGGGCGAGCGGAATGGGGAATCGGTTTACGGACTAGTGAACGGCTGTGTAATACGGCTTTCCCGCGACGCTACAGCGGCAGGACGCCGGTCAGCGGGTTGATGACCAGGCCGGTGGGCAGCTTGGGGTAGAAGTAGGTGGACTTGGGTGGCAGCCGCTCGCCCGCGTCGGCCACGGCCTTGAGCAGGGGCATGGGCACCGGGTCCAGAAGCACGGCAAGGCCAGCCTCTCCCTGCATCACGCGACGGATGGCCTCCGCGCCGTCCTTCAGATAGTCAATCTGCCCCCGCTTCTGGGCCTCCTCTTCGGGAATTCCCAGCACGGGGTCCATGATGCCGCCCTGAAACAGGCATGGCGCCAGGCTGCGCCAGGCGAGAGAGTGCCCGCCGGAGCGCAGCACCGGAGCGTCGTCCTTAACGGTCAGCGCCAGCACGCGGTCGCCGCCCATGGCGTACAGGCCGATGACCTGTCGGCCAACGCCCGTCAGGCCGGGAATGGCCCGCTCATTGCGCAGGGGCGCCACCGCCTCCTCGTACCGCTCGTACATGGCCTCCGGCGTGTCCTGGCCTATTTCGACCTCGCGCACGTCGAAGCTCTCGCGCGCCACCTGCGGCAGGCGCAGGAGGTCCCGCTGCTCCATGCCCATGAGGACGCGGTAGTACGGCAGGCCCAGCAGGCCGGGGTCGGTCATGCTGATGAGTCCCATGAAGACAAAGTTGTAGGCCGCGTCCGGCTCCGCCTTGTCCCCCTCGGCGGCGCGGCGCAGGTTTCGGTAGTAGAGCGCCGTCTCGTAGCGGTGGTGGCCGTCGGCGATGTACAGGGGCCTCTCCGCGAACGCCTTGTTCAGGTCTTTTGAAACGAAGCTGACGGGCAAGGCCCACATCCGGTGCAGGTCGCCCCCGGGATCGGTGAAGACGGCGTCCGGCCGGCGCGTCTCGACCCGGGTCAGGATGCCCTGGATGACGTTGTCAGCGTCCTGGTACATGGCCATGACGGGACTCACGTTGGCTTGCAGGGCCTGCATCAGCTTCAGCCGGTCCTGCTTCGGCCCCTCGTGGGTGCGCTCGTGGGGCCGGACGACGCCCTTGTCGAACTCCTCCAGGCGCACCGCGGCCATCAGCGCGCGGCGCATGCAGCGGCGTCCGCGATGGGTAAACTCATGGTGCGTCAGATAGAGGGCGGGCCGCCGCTCCTGACGGAGCACGCCCGCGGCGAGCCAGGTGTCCAGGCTCTCCCTGGCGCGGGTGTAGCGATTGTGCTCCGGCGCGTCGTCCTGCTTGTCCAGCCCGGACTCGATGCGGACGATGTTGTAGGGGCTGCGCTCGTGGAGGGCCTGCCGCTCCGCGGGGGAGATGATGTCGTAAGGGGGGCAAATGAGGTCGGAAAGGCTGCCTGCTTTCGGCGGGTCGTAGCGAATGCCGGGGAAGGGGCGGACGTCGGCCATGTGGTGTTTCTCTCTGCTAGAATGGACTGACGTTCAGTATAGCGAGAAGATTGGCCCGCGGTCAAAGGGCGCCGCCGTTCACCGGTGGGCTGGTTCGCGACCCGCGGGATGATTCAGGACGGCCTCGCAGCAGGAGCGCAAGAGATGGACCAGAGGCTGAGCATGGTAACACTGGGTGTGGCGGACGTGACCGCGAGCAGGCGGTTCTATGAACGCCTCGGCTGGAAGGCATCATCCGCGGGCGACGGAAAGGTTGCATTCTTCCAGGCGGGAGGCGTTGTCGTGGCAATCTGGGGACGGGCCGACCTTGCCAGAGACGCGTGTCTGGAGACCCAAGGGGGCGTCGGCGGCGTGGCGCTTGCCCACAACGTTTCTCGGAAACAGGACGTTGATACCGTTCTCGCGGAGGCGGAAAAGGCGGGTGCGCGAATCCTCAGACCGGCCAAGGACGCGTTTTGGGGCGGATACTCCGGTTACTTCGCCGACCCCGACGGCCATCCGTGGGAGGTAGCGTGGAACCCTGGATTCCCGCTGAGCAAAGACGGTAACATTATCCTGCCGACGTAAATCGGCGGGCCTGTGCCGCGACAATGAGTCCTGGCGCACTGCCAATCGTCTGTCTGCGCGAGAGCGGCCACGGGGACGCCCGCATCCCTCGCGTCGCATCGGAGGAGCAGCTTGAGGAACACGGGAAAGACATCCGGCGCTCTCAGGGCGTTGTACGTGCTTGTTCCGCTGGCCCTCGTTGCCTTCATGGGGTTCGTTTTCTACCAGCAGATGGCGCGCGCCCCGTCCCGCGAGATGATAGTCGGCAGCGGCAACAACGAGCTGCGCGTCCAGCTCTGGATGAGTCCAGACCCGCCCAAGACGGGAACTGTGCCCGTTGAGGCGCGCCTGGCCACGCTGGCGGGCACGCTGGTGCAGGTGGACAGGACGCTCATCTCCTACGGGCAGGATGGCAAGGAGGCGGCGGCCTCCGTGGAGGCGGAGCGCCAGCCGGACGGGGCCTACCGGGCGTCGGCCACGTTCACCGCCGTCGGCGACTGGTGGATTGAGGTGACGGTGCTATACGGGCCGCTGAAGATGGTCGCGCGGTTTCCCGTGTACGTGGCGCCTAATATCTAGCCATGCCTACCACCGTGTACTTTGTCCGGCACGGCGAAAGCGCCTGGAACGCCGAGGCGCGCTATCAGGGCCGACTTGATGCGCCCCTCTCGGAGCTGGGGCTGCGCCAGGCCGACCTGCTGGCCCGGCGCTTCGCCTCCGTCCGGCTGGACGCGGTCTACTCCGCGCCCCTTGAGCGCGCGCGGGTGACGGCGGAGCGCGTCGCGGCGACCCACGGCCTGCCCGTGACCGACGAGCCTCGCCTTACCGAGATAGACCACGGCGAGTGGAACGGCATGCCGCGCTCGGACGTGGAGAGCCGCTATCCGGAGATGGCGCGCCTCTGGCGGGAGTCGCCTGACAAGGTACGGATGCCGGGCGGCGAGTCCCTGGAGGACGTGCGGCGGCGGGCGACGGCGGCGCTGGACGCCATTGCGCTGGCCCACCCGAATCACGCCGTACTGGTGGTGTCCCATCACGCCGTGCTCAAGGTGGTGCTGGGGACGCTCCTGGGCATGGGACTGGACGGGTTCTGGGCGTTGGAGGCGGACCATGCGTCGGTTAACATCGCTGACCTGGGCGGGCCGTGGCCGCTGGTGACGCTCGTGAACGACACCTGCCACTTGGGGGACGCGCGCGCCGCGACGCCGGAAACCTCCGTATGAATTGACTCTTTACGATAATCGGTGTATAGTTGACTTTGACATGATGGATATCGAAAAGCGCGCTGCAGCTATTGCCCAAAGCGAGATGTTCCAGGGCGTCCCTGACACTCTGGTGCGCCGGCTTGCTGAGATAGCGGAGGTCCAAAAGATAGAAGCAGGCACCATCCTTGCAGAGCAGGGCAGTGCCTCCAACAAAATATGTCTTATTGTTGAAGGGAAGGTGGCTGTAAGCGCGGTCATCAACGGACTGGAGAGCGTAGTCAATATGCTGGACCACGGCTCCTGGTTCGGTATCTTCGCCCTCACCGACAAGCAGCACGCCGGCGGGCGCATGCGCGCTGCCTTCCCGTGCAGAGTGTTATGGCTGGACGCCGCCGAGGTGAAGCGCGCTCTGGAGCAGGACCCGCGTGTGGGGGTGATGGTGATGACCAGGGTTGCAACCGAAATCGGCGACCGCTACCGCGCCCTTATTCAATCCATTCAGCGCAACCTGCGCGAAGAGTGGAAGGGCTTAGAGGTGCAGCTCCTACAGCAGGAGGCCTTACAGAAGCAGGCCAAGCCCTAGACCGTACGGCCTCCCACCAGCCGCATCCTGATATCGTCTCCTGCCCCTCCTCTGCTATACTACGTAGCGCGATTCTCTCTCCACGGAGTGCGCCATGACCACTCTGCCGCTCGAAGGCTACCGCGTTATTGACTTCGGCACCGCCTGGGCCGGGCCGCAGGTGGCCCAGATCCTCTCCGACTTCGGCGCCGAGGTCATCAAGATCGAGTCCCGCGCGCGCATGGACGGCCTGCGCATGGGCCGTCCCATCGTCAGCGACAAGGTCGCCGCGGGTGACCAGGGACAGGAGCCGGAGCTGCAGCCTCTCTTCCACGCCCTCAACCGGGGCAAGCTCAGCGTCACGCTGGACTACAAGAACCCCAAAGGGCGCGAGCTTCTGCTGAAGCTGGCAGCTAGGAGCGACGTGGCGACGGAAAACTACAGCCCGGGCGTCCTGGACCGCGCGGGCCTGGGCTACGACGACCTGAAGAAGGTCAAGCGGGACATCGTCATGCTTTCGCTCTCCGCGGCGGGCGCCACCGGCCCGCTCAGCGACGTGGTCGCCTACGCGCCGACGATGATGGCGCTGGGCGGCATGATGGGCCTGACGGGCTACGAGAACGAGCGCGTGCTCATGCCGTGGAGCGGCTACGGCGACGCCAACGCCGCGCTGCACGGGGTCTTCGCCAT from Dehalococcoidia bacterium harbors:
- a CDS encoding bifunctional riboflavin kinase/FAD synthetase is translated as MSKSLVEELEAIVPQGDTMVTIGVFDGVHLGHQRLLQRLLQRARGRGLHSAALFFVQHPSTVLSPGTRIPLITLPEERAALLRGLGVQYVKGISFHADVSLLTARQFVELLQQHLRMQGLIVGPDFALGHKREGTVERLSVLGREMQFTVEVVPPLTQSSTVVSSTAIRQALAAGDVRGAARMLGRPFRLTGPVVRGEGRGKTLGYPTANVAFDTERALPADGVYATRAVIGDGAYDSATNVGLRPTFAGKQRTVEAYIMDFSRDIYGETVGLDFVDMLRPEERFSSVEALKEQIARDVQDARARLKALAAEKR
- the tyrS gene encoding tyrosine--tRNA ligase, with the translated sequence MGLDEKTLATIVRRGVAEIIPQDEFVRELQSGRKLRLKQGFDPTRPDLHLGHVVGLRKLRQLQALGHHVVVIVGDWTAQIGDPSGQSATRQMLSAEDVRANAETYMRQFFKVVDRQLTQVVWQSEWFGKFSLTDVIRLTSRFTVAQILQRDDFAKRFKENRPIAVTEMLYPLLQAYDSVMVEADVEFGGTDQRFNCLLGRELQGMMGQRPQQVFMVPILPGTDGVQKMSKSLGNYIALEEPPEDMFGKVMSLPDSLLVTYFELLTDVPDDELVRIKTDVEGQRVNPMSLKKRLGWEIVAQFHSRDAADKAQAQFERVFQKREAPEDVPTYRLPAPSAEGQLRLSRVLVDAGLAPSASEARRLIAQGAVDIDGEKLSADGPAERLRPGAVIRVGKHKFVKVVGP
- a CDS encoding alanine--glyoxylate aminotransferase family protein; its protein translation is MNLRVPGPTPCPPEILRAMSQQMINHRGPEFKELMTRAAAGLKQVFQTKNDVVILTASGTGGMEAAVVNMFSPGDKALVVSIGSFGDRFAQVAEKYGAQVTRLNVTWGKAVDPQQIREALGKDAGIKAVLVTHNETSTGVTNDLKSISKVVKDEFDKLFIVDSVSGVSAIPLLTDEWKIDVAISGSQKGWMVPPGFSFVSVSERGWKAAAQAKMPRFYFDLLKHKTSLEKGETPWTPAVAVMFGLAPALDMILKEGLPNVFARHARIGQRTRDGVKALGLSLLADERYASNTVTAVKVPEGVDGKKITKVLREEEKVVVAGGQGQLDGKIFRIGHMGYVTEQDIDDVLRAVKAVLPRLGFKGGVAAAPRS
- the serA gene encoding phosphoglycerate dehydrogenase; the encoded protein is MWKILVADPIAKEGIDLLKPHAQVDVRLKLKPEELKAIMGDYDALLVRSETKVTADIIEAGKKLQTIGRAGVGVDNIDLNAATARGIVVVNAPTSNVIAVAELTLALMLALARNIPSANASLKKGEWRRSDFMGSDLRNKVLGIIGLGKVGSEVTRRVKSFEMRVVAYDPFVPADYARNLGVDMVSMEELLKQSDYITVHTPITDTTKGLIGAKELALVKSGVRIINTARGGIVDEEALAKAVEEGRVAGVALDTFTEEPPKKPIRVMGMDKALVTPHLGASTAEAQTGVAIEVAEQVLAVLEGRPARYAVNAPIVVPEALRVLEPYVDTATVLGNLATQLADGQLQSILIRYDGDIARYDTTILKAAVVRGLMSSISEERVNVVNVNLVAARRGLRITEQKQAEDSHNYTNLLTVELTTSAGKTILAGTSMRDETHIVRINDYWMDVVPTTPYMLITDHRDRPGLIGMVGTITGMHDINISFMEVGRREVRGRAMMVLGLDDPMPESVLRKITAFPDMFSVKLVHVRK
- a CDS encoding DUF1015 domain-containing protein, whose product is MADVRPFPGIRYDPPKAGSLSDLICPPYDIISPAERQALHERSPYNIVRIESGLDKQDDAPEHNRYTRARESLDTWLAAGVLRQERRPALYLTHHEFTHRGRRCMRRALMAAVRLEEFDKGVVRPHERTHEGPKQDRLKLMQALQANVSPVMAMYQDADNVIQGILTRVETRRPDAVFTDPGGDLHRMWALPVSFVSKDLNKAFAERPLYIADGHHRYETALYYRNLRRAAEGDKAEPDAAYNFVFMGLISMTDPGLLGLPYYRVLMGMEQRDLLRLPQVARESFDVREVEIGQDTPEAMYERYEEAVAPLRNERAIPGLTGVGRQVIGLYAMGGDRVLALTVKDDAPVLRSGGHSLAWRSLAPCLFQGGIMDPVLGIPEEEAQKRGQIDYLKDGAEAIRRVMQGEAGLAVLLDPVPMPLLKAVADAGERLPPKSTYFYPKLPTGLVINPLTGVLPL
- a CDS encoding VOC family protein, which codes for MDQRLSMVTLGVADVTASRRFYERLGWKASSAGDGKVAFFQAGGVVVAIWGRADLARDACLETQGGVGGVALAHNVSRKQDVDTVLAEAEKAGARILRPAKDAFWGGYSGYFADPDGHPWEVAWNPGFPLSKDGNIILPT
- a CDS encoding histidine phosphatase family protein, whose protein sequence is MPTTVYFVRHGESAWNAEARYQGRLDAPLSELGLRQADLLARRFASVRLDAVYSAPLERARVTAERVAATHGLPVTDEPRLTEIDHGEWNGMPRSDVESRYPEMARLWRESPDKVRMPGGESLEDVRRRATAALDAIALAHPNHAVLVVSHHAVLKVVLGTLLGMGLDGFWALEADHASVNIADLGGPWPLVTLVNDTCHLGDARAATPETSV
- a CDS encoding Crp/Fnr family transcriptional regulator, which gives rise to MMDIEKRAAAIAQSEMFQGVPDTLVRRLAEIAEVQKIEAGTILAEQGSASNKICLIVEGKVAVSAVINGLESVVNMLDHGSWFGIFALTDKQHAGGRMRAAFPCRVLWLDAAEVKRALEQDPRVGVMVMTRVATEIGDRYRALIQSIQRNLREEWKGLEVQLLQQEALQKQAKP